One genomic window of Mogibacterium diversum includes the following:
- a CDS encoding SDR family NAD(P)-dependent oxidoreductase: protein MNVQTISIPNKKCDKPSSGLACVTGASSGIGAEFARQLAAEGYSIILVARREDRLVDLGQELASDYRVECECITADLSDLNECENLISHLKSKREMPLDILINNAGFGAVGRFDKSDISNDLNMIDVNVKALHYIAHQMMPHFIERDYGHIINVGSVAGLMPGGPYMATYYATKSYVVSLTNALAEELKLLGSHAQVHALCPGPVNTEFNDVANVKFSLKGISARECVSYCIDEADKGKIIIVPNMMVKVAAIASKFVPREIVLGIVARSQKSKIER from the coding sequence ATGAATGTGCAGACCATTAGCATTCCCAATAAGAAGTGCGATAAGCCGTCCAGCGGACTAGCTTGCGTAACTGGTGCTAGCTCTGGTATAGGTGCGGAGTTTGCACGTCAGCTTGCAGCCGAAGGATATTCAATTATCTTGGTTGCAAGAAGAGAGGATAGGCTCGTTGACCTTGGTCAGGAACTCGCAAGCGATTACCGCGTAGAGTGTGAGTGTATAACAGCGGATTTATCAGATTTAAATGAATGCGAGAACCTTATTTCGCATCTCAAATCAAAGCGCGAGATGCCTTTAGACATACTCATCAATAATGCTGGTTTCGGAGCGGTGGGAAGATTTGATAAGAGCGATATTTCGAATGATTTAAACATGATAGATGTCAATGTTAAGGCTCTTCACTACATCGCACATCAGATGATGCCGCATTTTATAGAGCGGGATTATGGACATATCATCAACGTAGGGTCTGTTGCTGGACTTATGCCAGGAGGACCGTATATGGCGACGTACTATGCGACCAAATCCTATGTCGTATCTCTTACAAATGCACTTGCAGAAGAACTGAAACTCCTCGGTAGCCACGCCCAGGTTCATGCGCTCTGCCCAGGGCCGGTAAATACAGAGTTCAACGATGTTGCAAACGTGAAATTCTCGCTTAAGGGAATATCTGCGCGTGAATGTGTATCGTATTGCATAGACGAAGCGGATAAGGGCAAGATTATCATAGTTCCTAATATGATGGTTAAAGTAGCTGCAATTGCTTCAAAGTTTGTACCAAGAGAGATAGTACTCGGCATAGTGGCACGCAGTCAAAAAAGTAAAATTGAAAGATAA
- the prdA gene encoding D-proline reductase (dithiol) proprotein PrdA has translation MSITAETAKQHANDPAVLCCRAEEGTVLEPANFEDPAIFPDLIDSGLLNVDGALKLGQVLNGSKLTKTVDSLTPITADIVDKYDADEVAEEEAPVAEAEEAPAAVAAPVAPVAAAAGTIKLHIGEGKNIDIELPAGLGGSVVAPAQAVATAAPAVAAAPVEEHTETVLREMTRKHYKINKVVLGDETKIEGDTLYVRKSAATEGAEAQKLVQSLELSLITPDNYHVYTETVMDIQPIATKADSDMGLGEGVTQVLDGVVMVVTGVTEEGVQVGEFGSSEGYIDENMMWGRPGAVDKGEIMIVAHAVIDNLKNMERPGPIAVHTAVDHVVSEIREAMRRDLKDVTPSEEQTLKQTRHPGKKKVVIVKEIMGQGAMHDNFLFPNDPVGVLGAKPNVDLGNVPVMANPLEVLDGCIHALTCIGPASKEMSRHYWREPLVVEAVHDEDIDVVGVIFVGSPQANSDKFYVSRRLGQMVESMGVDGAFVTTEGFGNNHVDFTSHIEQIGKRGIPVVGFSFCAVQGALVTGNKYCDAMIDNNKSMSGIENEVLACNTLCTEDAIRGLAMLKAKMAGEEIKAPERAYNVNVKNNNVELIEKATGTKIDLVENEQSLPISEKRKEKYD, from the coding sequence ATGTCAATCACAGCTGAAACAGCTAAACAACATGCGAACGACCCAGCGGTACTATGCTGCAGAGCAGAAGAGGGAACTGTTCTTGAGCCAGCTAACTTCGAAGATCCAGCAATTTTCCCAGATCTAATTGATTCTGGTCTGCTGAATGTCGATGGAGCTCTCAAGCTCGGTCAGGTACTAAACGGATCGAAACTAACTAAAACTGTTGATTCTTTAACTCCAATCACAGCAGACATCGTTGATAAGTACGATGCTGATGAGGTTGCAGAGGAAGAGGCTCCAGTTGCTGAGGCAGAGGAAGCTCCAGCTGCAGTTGCAGCTCCAGTTGCTCCAGTTGCTGCAGCAGCAGGAACAATTAAGCTACACATAGGAGAGGGAAAGAACATCGACATCGAGCTCCCAGCAGGACTTGGTGGCAGCGTTGTAGCTCCAGCTCAGGCAGTAGCAACAGCAGCTCCAGCAGTAGCAGCAGCTCCAGTTGAAGAGCATACTGAGACTGTTCTAAGAGAGATGACAAGAAAGCACTACAAGATCAACAAGGTTGTTCTTGGAGACGAGACTAAGATTGAGGGAGATACACTTTACGTTCGTAAGAGTGCAGCTACAGAGGGTGCTGAGGCACAGAAGCTAGTACAGTCCCTAGAGCTTAGCCTAATTACACCAGATAATTACCACGTTTACACAGAGACAGTAATGGATATCCAGCCAATCGCTACAAAGGCAGACTCCGATATGGGTCTTGGTGAGGGCGTTACTCAGGTTCTCGATGGCGTTGTAATGGTTGTAACTGGTGTTACAGAAGAAGGTGTTCAGGTTGGTGAGTTCGGTTCATCCGAGGGTTACATCGACGAGAACATGATGTGGGGTCGTCCAGGTGCTGTTGATAAGGGTGAGATCATGATCGTTGCTCACGCTGTTATCGACAACCTAAAGAACATGGAAAGACCAGGACCTATCGCAGTTCACACTGCTGTAGACCACGTAGTTTCTGAAATCAGAGAAGCAATGAGAAGAGACCTTAAGGATGTTACTCCTTCTGAGGAGCAAACACTTAAGCAGACAAGACACCCTGGAAAGAAGAAGGTTGTTATTGTTAAGGAAATCATGGGACAGGGTGCTATGCACGACAACTTCCTATTCCCTAACGATCCTGTAGGCGTACTTGGAGCTAAGCCAAACGTTGACCTAGGTAACGTTCCAGTAATGGCTAACCCACTCGAGGTACTCGATGGCTGCATCCACGCTTTAACTTGTATCGGACCTGCTTCAAAGGAAATGTCCAGACACTACTGGAGAGAGCCACTAGTTGTTGAGGCTGTACATGATGAGGATATTGACGTAGTAGGCGTTATCTTTGTTGGATCACCTCAGGCTAACTCCGACAAGTTCTACGTATCCAGAAGACTTGGTCAGATGGTTGAGTCCATGGGCGTTGACGGTGCATTTGTTACAACTGAAGGATTCGGAAACAACCACGTTGACTTCACTTCCCATATCGAGCAGATTGGTAAGAGAGGAATTCCAGTTGTTGGATTCTCATTCTGTGCTGTACAGGGTGCTCTAGTAACAGGAAACAAGTACTGCGATGCAATGATCGACAATAACAAGTCCATGTCCGGAATTGAGAACGAAGTTCTCGCTTGCAACACTCTCTGCACAGAGGATGCTATCCGTGGACTTGCTATGCTGAAGGCTAAGATGGCTGGTGAAGAGATTAAGGCTCCAGAGAGAGCATACAACGTAAATGTTAAGAACAACAACGTTGAGCTCATCGAGAAGGCTACTGGTACAAAGATTGATCTAGTAGAAAACGAGCAGTCACTTCCAATCAGTGAGAAGAGAAAGGAAAAGTACGACTAA
- the prdC gene encoding proline reductase-associated electron transfer protein PrdC yields MENLQILLRQHVGKPCAPIVKVGDKVKKGTLIAEPTGLGANIFSSAYGVVEEITDEMIVIKPDEEQKDEFVPIEEGTPLEMVRAAGVVGMGGAGFPTAVKLDAHFEDGGYILVNASECEPGLKHNIQQIEEEPEKVIRGVKLCMEISGADKAIIAIKKKNRKAVEILDECLKDEPNITRHLLPDIYPMGEERAVVRECLGIELEPSQLPSAAKSVVINSETCSRVAEAVDERKPSFLKHLTVRGKLNGGHDAHVFMDVPVGTSVGALIERAGGIDGEYGEIVMGGAFTGKSTTLDAPITKTTGAILVSMPFMDLHGASMGILVCACGGNYERMQELCKKYNAKEVSHCYCKQAQEMPNGSRKCERPGNCPGQVSNNLQFKKDKCEYIIIGNCSDCSNTVMASGPKMGLKVIHQTDHIMRAVDHPLYRTLRVSKQVDQDLNVVDNVENN; encoded by the coding sequence ATGGAAAATTTGCAGATTTTGTTGAGACAGCATGTAGGTAAACCTTGTGCTCCAATTGTTAAAGTTGGTGACAAAGTTAAGAAGGGAACCCTCATTGCAGAACCAACAGGTCTCGGCGCAAATATCTTCTCCAGCGCTTACGGCGTTGTTGAAGAAATAACAGACGAGATGATTGTTATTAAGCCTGATGAAGAGCAGAAGGACGAGTTCGTTCCTATCGAAGAAGGAACTCCTCTTGAGATGGTTAGGGCTGCTGGAGTTGTAGGAATGGGCGGAGCTGGATTCCCTACTGCAGTTAAGCTAGATGCTCATTTTGAGGATGGTGGTTACATCCTTGTAAATGCTTCTGAGTGCGAGCCTGGACTAAAGCACAACATTCAGCAGATTGAGGAAGAACCAGAGAAGGTTATCCGTGGAGTAAAGCTCTGTATGGAAATCTCTGGAGCAGATAAGGCAATTATTGCTATTAAGAAGAAGAATCGTAAGGCTGTTGAAATCCTTGACGAATGTCTCAAGGATGAGCCAAATATCACTAGACATCTTCTACCAGACATCTACCCAATGGGTGAAGAAAGAGCTGTAGTAAGAGAATGTCTAGGTATTGAGCTAGAGCCAAGCCAGCTTCCATCAGCAGCAAAGTCTGTTGTAATCAACAGTGAGACTTGCTCAAGAGTAGCTGAGGCTGTAGATGAGAGAAAACCATCATTCCTAAAGCACCTCACAGTAAGAGGTAAGCTCAACGGAGGACACGATGCTCACGTATTTATGGACGTTCCAGTTGGAACAAGCGTTGGTGCTCTAATCGAGAGAGCTGGTGGAATTGATGGTGAGTATGGTGAAATCGTAATGGGTGGTGCCTTCACTGGTAAGTCAACAACATTAGATGCACCTATCACTAAGACAACAGGAGCTATCCTAGTTTCTATGCCATTCATGGATTTACACGGAGCAAGCATGGGAATCCTCGTTTGCGCATGTGGTGGTAACTATGAGAGAATGCAGGAACTTTGCAAGAAGTACAACGCAAAGGAAGTTTCTCACTGCTACTGCAAGCAGGCACAGGAAATGCCTAATGGTTCAAGAAAGTGCGAGAGACCAGGAAACTGCCCAGGTCAGGTATCAAACAACCTACAGTTCAAGAAGGATAAGTGTGAATACATTATTATCGGAAACTGCTCAGATTGTTCGAACACTGTAATGGCTTCTGGACCTAAGATGGGTCTAAAGGTAATTCACCAGACAGACCACATCATGAGAGCGGTTGATCATCCACTATATAGAACTCTGAGAGTTTCTAAGCAGGTTGATCAGGATCTTAACGTAGTAGATAACGTTGAGAACAACTAG
- the murA gene encoding UDP-N-acetylglucosamine 1-carboxyvinyltransferase: MAKILVNNSGPLEGEVKISGAKNAVLPLMAATLLTPDTCVIDDVPDLSDVMVMRKMLESFGAVVSMSDPGKLSVNAAEITTVEGDAELVSQMRASTMAMGPLLARCGKVVMPLPGGCTIGKRPIDLHLKGFKALGATVTEDLENSSIIIEAPKGGLVGDAIYLDFPSVGATENILMAAALAKGPTILENAAKEPEIVDLANMLNKMGAKIKGAGTDTIRITGVDELSGAIHTVIPDRIECGTFMLAAAITRGKVLIRNGIPGHVRPIIAKLKECGVSVNVDEEGILVDATKGNLVATDIKTLPYPGFPTDIQSPFMAFLTTVEGTSVVRETVFENRFMHVVELNRMGADISTDNSREATIPGGKQLHGAKVRSTDLRAGAAMVLAGLVATGTTEVSEIYHIERGYEDFVGKFKSLGADLMRVEEHDV, encoded by the coding sequence GTGGCAAAGATACTAGTTAACAATAGCGGACCTTTAGAAGGAGAGGTTAAAATTAGCGGAGCAAAGAATGCGGTTCTTCCGCTCATGGCAGCGACTCTGCTGACTCCAGACACATGTGTGATCGATGATGTCCCAGACCTGTCAGATGTAATGGTTATGCGCAAGATGCTCGAGAGCTTTGGAGCTGTCGTATCTATGTCTGATCCAGGTAAGCTGTCGGTCAATGCAGCTGAGATTACTACGGTTGAAGGAGATGCCGAGCTCGTGTCCCAGATGAGAGCTTCTACAATGGCTATGGGTCCACTTCTTGCAAGATGTGGCAAGGTCGTTATGCCGCTTCCAGGAGGATGCACTATCGGGAAGAGACCTATCGACCTTCACCTCAAAGGATTCAAAGCTCTTGGAGCAACCGTGACGGAGGACCTAGAGAATTCGAGTATCATAATCGAAGCACCGAAAGGCGGTCTTGTAGGTGATGCGATTTACCTTGATTTTCCTAGTGTTGGTGCGACAGAGAATATCTTGATGGCAGCAGCGCTTGCCAAGGGGCCTACTATTCTAGAGAATGCAGCCAAGGAACCTGAGATTGTCGATTTAGCCAATATGCTGAACAAGATGGGAGCGAAAATTAAAGGTGCCGGCACAGATACCATACGTATTACTGGAGTTGATGAGCTTTCAGGTGCGATTCACACCGTTATTCCGGATAGAATAGAATGTGGAACATTTATGCTAGCTGCTGCTATCACAAGGGGAAAGGTACTCATTAGAAACGGTATTCCTGGTCATGTAAGACCGATAATCGCCAAGCTAAAGGAATGCGGAGTTTCGGTAAATGTCGATGAAGAGGGCATCCTCGTAGATGCAACTAAGGGAAATCTCGTTGCGACTGATATCAAAACTCTGCCATATCCAGGTTTTCCGACAGATATTCAGTCACCTTTTATGGCATTTCTGACTACTGTCGAGGGAACTAGCGTCGTTAGAGAGACAGTTTTCGAAAATCGTTTTATGCACGTTGTTGAGCTTAATCGTATGGGTGCGGACATTTCTACAGATAACAGCAGAGAGGCGACGATTCCTGGAGGCAAGCAGCTTCATGGAGCAAAGGTTAGATCAACAGACCTTCGTGCGGGTGCGGCAATGGTACTTGCAGGATTAGTAGCAACTGGAACAACTGAAGTGAGTGAGATATATCATATCGAAAGAGGATATGAAGATTTTGTAGGAAAATTCAAGAGTCTAGGTGCAGACCTCATGAGAGTGGAGGAACACGATGTCTAA
- a CDS encoding proline racemase family protein yields MALTAKIDYTKYTDAIRTIEAHTEGEYCRVALDCPKTEGNTMIERKHYLEEHYDYLRTALMFEPRGHHDMFGAFVVEPCNKEADFGVFFMDGGGYLNMCGHCTIGVVTAILEGGLMEMKEPQTEVVLEAPAGIIRTVADVKDGKVTGVTLTNVPSFRYKKDLHVEFEGKDVVYDICFGGSFFALVDTEKNFGIKVGPDTAGFLTRFSSFMLQEVNKTVSIQHPELDITSVDLVENYSTTDTPDADLRNLVVFGDPADPQLDRSPCGTGTSAKMSLLHALGELPVGKEFVYESFIGTKFYGMIQSETKVGEFDAIVPQVKGGAYLCGEATWFIDPDDALGKGFVVPK; encoded by the coding sequence ATGGCACTAACTGCTAAGATTGATTACACTAAGTACACTGACGCTATCAGAACTATAGAGGCTCACACTGAAGGTGAGTACTGCAGAGTAGCTCTCGATTGTCCAAAGACAGAAGGAAACACAATGATTGAGAGAAAGCATTACCTCGAAGAGCACTACGATTATCTAAGAACCGCTCTCATGTTCGAGCCTCGTGGACACCACGATATGTTCGGTGCTTTCGTTGTTGAGCCTTGCAATAAGGAAGCTGATTTCGGCGTATTCTTCATGGACGGTGGCGGATACCTCAACATGTGCGGTCACTGCACAATCGGTGTTGTAACAGCAATCCTTGAAGGTGGTCTAATGGAGATGAAAGAGCCTCAGACTGAGGTTGTTCTAGAAGCTCCAGCTGGTATCATCAGAACTGTTGCTGATGTTAAGGATGGCAAGGTTACCGGTGTAACTCTAACAAACGTTCCTTCATTCAGATATAAGAAAGATCTTCATGTTGAATTCGAAGGCAAAGACGTTGTATACGACATCTGCTTCGGTGGTTCTTTCTTCGCTCTTGTTGATACAGAGAAGAACTTCGGAATCAAGGTTGGCCCTGACACAGCTGGCTTCCTAACAAGATTCTCAAGCTTCATGCTACAGGAAGTTAACAAGACCGTTTCCATACAGCACCCTGAGCTAGATATCACATCTGTAGACCTAGTTGAGAACTACTCAACAACAGATACCCCAGATGCAGACCTACGTAACCTCGTAGTATTCGGAGATCCTGCAGACCCTCAGCTAGACAGATCCCCATGCGGAACTGGTACATCAGCTAAGATGTCCCTGCTCCATGCACTCGGAGAACTTCCTGTTGGTAAGGAGTTCGTTTACGAGTCATTCATCGGAACTAAGTTCTACGGCATGATTCAGAGCGAGACAAAGGTTGGCGAGTTCGATGCAATCGTACCTCAGGTAAAGGGTGGTGCATATCTCTGCGGAGAAGCTACTTGGTTCATCGATCCAGACGATGCTCTAGGAAAGGGTTTCGTAGTTCCTAAATAG
- a CDS encoding DUF948 domain-containing protein — translation MRVSLDIKQAAILLVLIALFILIIFLIRLAIKLADTLRNVDELLADTKRMTTIAAARTEQVDEQIDHAIDMFTSVSDKINENRSIIRTAGNVGTAAGALKSFSRKSKKRANRYEMDEMNYERPNRIRKRKRR, via the coding sequence ATGAGAGTCTCATTAGATATCAAGCAGGCGGCAATATTGCTAGTGCTAATCGCACTTTTTATACTCATAATTTTCTTGATTAGATTGGCTATCAAGCTTGCTGACACGCTTAGAAACGTGGATGAGTTGCTAGCTGATACCAAGAGGATGACAACAATTGCAGCAGCTAGAACTGAACAGGTTGATGAGCAGATAGACCATGCGATTGACATGTTTACGAGTGTGAGCGATAAAATTAATGAGAACCGGTCTATTATTAGGACTGCAGGCAATGTAGGAACTGCCGCTGGTGCACTCAAGTCATTCAGCAGAAAGTCGAAGAAGCGTGCGAATAGATATGAGATGGACGAGATGAATTACGAGCGTCCTAACAGGATTCGCAAGAGAAAACGCAGATAA
- a CDS encoding fructose-1,6-bisphosphatase, producing MSNNKYLEMLAQKYPNHRSVNAEIVNLRAILALPKGTEYFLSDLHGEYDAFQYFVRSASGTIKMKIDENFGAILSATDREQLAALIYDPINELKRREANEADFNAWCSSAIYRLIIICRAVSNKYTRSKVRRILPDNTGYIMDELMFADDDDNRQKYYQEIIDSVIEFKIAKTLITEIANTISELAVDHLHIIGDIFDRGPKPHRIMDFLMSRRSVDIQWGNHDVVWMGAACGNRPCIANIIRMNVSYNNFDMLEYGYGINLRPLATRAQQIYGDDPCTGFMPHVLEKNRFDPIPEELAAKMHKMIAIIQFKVEGQTIMNHPEFKLDHRLMLDKINLDEGTVNCYGEVYPIKDTNLPTIDPADPYKLSPEEEEVMVALEASITNSKKLQEHINFLYTHGALFTTYNGNLLFHGCIPFTEDGDFMEVTIAGKTNHGAGLMRQLDQELREVYFNPRCELDKADAANLMWYLWLGPDSPLFGKDKMTTFERLFIADKSTHKEHTVPYYKLIKNKDICIKIIRDFDLDPSKGIILNGHVPVKIKDGESPIKGEGKLIVIDGGISKAYQKTTGIAGYTFIFNSWFMALSEHEPYHPLQPDGTQEFNNPNIVTTHTLPARMLIIDTDIGKVLQSQIDDLQQLNAEFRKGTIKEVYPKRGKYYSKN from the coding sequence ATGTCTAACAATAAGTATCTCGAGATGCTAGCTCAGAAATATCCAAATCATCGCTCTGTCAATGCAGAAATTGTTAACCTTAGAGCGATTCTCGCCCTGCCGAAGGGGACAGAATACTTTCTAAGCGATCTTCACGGTGAATATGATGCGTTTCAGTACTTTGTGCGCAGTGCATCTGGTACTATCAAGATGAAAATCGATGAGAACTTTGGGGCGATTCTTAGCGCAACAGATAGAGAGCAATTAGCGGCGCTCATATACGATCCGATAAATGAACTTAAGAGAAGAGAGGCAAATGAAGCCGATTTTAATGCTTGGTGCTCTTCTGCTATTTATAGATTGATAATCATTTGCAGAGCAGTATCTAACAAGTATACCAGATCCAAGGTTAGAAGAATTCTTCCTGATAATACTGGTTATATTATGGATGAGCTGATGTTTGCAGATGATGATGATAACAGACAGAAATACTATCAAGAAATCATTGATTCAGTAATTGAATTTAAAATTGCCAAGACGCTGATCACTGAGATTGCTAATACGATAAGTGAACTGGCTGTCGATCACCTTCATATCATCGGAGATATCTTTGATAGAGGCCCTAAACCTCACAGGATTATGGACTTCCTCATGTCTAGACGGAGTGTGGACATTCAGTGGGGTAATCACGACGTTGTGTGGATGGGTGCAGCGTGCGGGAATAGACCGTGCATTGCAAATATCATTCGCATGAACGTTAGCTACAATAATTTCGATATGCTAGAGTATGGGTATGGCATCAATCTGCGTCCGCTAGCGACACGAGCGCAGCAGATTTATGGAGATGATCCTTGTACAGGTTTTATGCCTCATGTACTCGAAAAGAACAGATTTGACCCAATTCCTGAAGAGCTTGCAGCTAAGATGCACAAGATGATTGCGATTATCCAGTTCAAGGTTGAAGGTCAGACTATAATGAACCATCCGGAGTTCAAGCTTGATCACAGGTTGATGCTTGATAAGATTAATTTGGATGAGGGAACAGTTAATTGCTACGGAGAAGTTTATCCGATCAAGGATACGAACCTTCCTACTATCGACCCAGCAGATCCATACAAGCTAAGTCCTGAAGAGGAGGAGGTAATGGTTGCGCTTGAGGCATCTATAACTAATTCCAAGAAGCTACAGGAGCACATTAACTTTCTATATACTCACGGAGCTCTTTTTACAACATACAATGGCAACCTATTGTTCCATGGATGCATCCCATTTACGGAGGATGGCGATTTCATGGAAGTTACAATAGCTGGTAAGACAAACCATGGGGCAGGGCTCATGAGACAGCTTGACCAGGAACTAAGAGAAGTCTATTTCAATCCTAGATGCGAACTCGATAAGGCTGATGCTGCAAATCTAATGTGGTATCTCTGGCTCGGACCAGATTCGCCGCTGTTTGGAAAGGATAAGATGACTACCTTTGAGAGGCTCTTTATCGCAGATAAATCAACTCACAAGGAGCACACGGTTCCGTATTATAAGCTGATTAAGAATAAGGACATCTGCATCAAAATTATCCGTGACTTCGATCTTGACCCATCGAAAGGGATTATCCTCAATGGGCATGTTCCGGTTAAAATCAAGGACGGAGAAAGCCCAATCAAGGGAGAAGGTAAACTTATAGTTATCGACGGTGGTATTTCAAAGGCTTATCAGAAGACTACTGGAATTGCCGGATATACGTTTATATTTAACTCCTGGTTTATGGCGCTATCTGAACACGAACCATACCATCCGCTCCAGCCAGACGGTACGCAAGAGTTTAATAATCCTAATATCGTTACAACTCACACCCTTCCTGCTCGTATGCTTATTATAGATACGGACATAGGGAAGGTGCTGCAGTCTCAGATAGATGACCTTCAGCAGCTGAATGCTGAATTCCGCAAGGGAACCATCAAGGAAGTTTATCCGAAGAGGGGCAAATACTACTCTAAGAACTAG
- a CDS encoding tRNA1(Val) (adenine(37)-N6)-methyltransferase — MQRKPERIDDIGMGGFKVVQGDGFSYGIDAVLLSAFASGETGAKPVKSRLKMRVADLGTGNGIIPFILAHKLPISEIVGFERNPIALDRAMRGREMNALENRISFVLTDVSQLDGYDGFFDAVVTNPPYFRRGSGIPNEDSAKFIARHETTAGVTEFAKCGSQILKSGGDFYMIHRPSRLPDIFEALRAAALEPKELQLVVPSSNEPANLVLIHAVAGAKPDLKMLPEIAVYNSDGSGYTDLIKRIYL, encoded by the coding sequence ATGCAGAGAAAACCAGAGCGAATCGATGATATAGGAATGGGTGGATTTAAAGTAGTACAGGGGGATGGCTTTAGCTACGGTATTGATGCGGTTTTGCTATCAGCTTTTGCCAGTGGCGAAACCGGTGCTAAACCTGTCAAGAGTAGGCTCAAGATGCGCGTAGCTGACCTCGGGACAGGGAATGGGATTATTCCATTTATACTTGCACATAAACTCCCTATATCTGAGATTGTAGGATTTGAAAGGAACCCCATAGCTCTTGATAGAGCAATGCGTGGACGTGAGATGAATGCTCTTGAGAATAGAATAAGCTTCGTGCTCACAGATGTTTCTCAGCTTGATGGATACGATGGTTTTTTCGACGCTGTTGTCACCAACCCACCTTACTTTAGGCGTGGTTCTGGGATTCCAAACGAAGATAGTGCAAAGTTCATTGCGCGGCACGAGACCACGGCTGGAGTCACTGAATTTGCAAAGTGTGGAAGTCAGATTCTGAAGTCCGGAGGCGACTTCTACATGATTCATAGACCATCGCGCCTACCGGACATCTTCGAAGCCCTGCGAGCAGCAGCACTGGAGCCCAAGGAGCTGCAACTCGTCGTACCGAGCAGCAATGAACCAGCGAATCTGGTTCTCATCCATGCAGTAGCAGGTGCAAAGCCTGACCTTAAGATGCTGCCAGAGATTGCAGTCTACAATTCCGATGGCTCCGGATATACAGATTTGATCAAACGCATATATTTATAG
- a CDS encoding sugar transporter, with product MSITAETAQAHKNDPAVLCCRAEEGTELTPANFEDPAIFPDLIDTGLLNIDGALKLGQVLNGSKLTKTVDSLTPITPDIVDKYDEEVDEAAEETEEVAEAGALTEPSIGGQVQNVNMSVVGGVVKLYIGEGKDIAIEFPV from the coding sequence ATGTCAATTACAGCTGAAACAGCGCAAGCGCACAAGAATGACCCTGCGGTTCTATGCTGCAGAGCGGAGGAGGGAACTGAACTAACTCCGGCAAACTTTGAAGATCCGGCAATTTTTCCTGATCTAATTGATACTGGACTACTTAACATCGATGGAGCGCTTAAGCTTGGACAGGTGCTCAACGGATCGAAGCTAACTAAGACCGTTGATTCCCTAACTCCAATTACTCCAGACATTGTTGATAAATACGACGAAGAAGTCGATGAGGCTGCTGAAGAGACTGAAGAAGTGGCAGAAGCTGGCGCATTGACAGAACCTTCAATTGGTGGACAAGTACAGAACGTTAATATGTCAGTTGTTGGCGGCGTTGTTAAGCTCTATATCGGGGAGGGCAAAGACATCGCAATTGAGTTCCCAGTTTAG